In the genome of Meles meles chromosome 4, mMelMel3.1 paternal haplotype, whole genome shotgun sequence, one region contains:
- the TRA2B gene encoding transformer-2 protein homolog beta, producing the protein MSDSGEQNYGERESRSASRSGSAHGSGKSARHTPARSRSKEDSRRSRSKSRSRSESRSRSRRSSRRHYTRSRSRSRSHRRSRSRSYSRDYRRRHSHSHSPMSTRRRHVGNRANPDPNCCLGVFGLSLYTTERDLREVFSKYGPIADVSIVYDQQSRRSRGFAFVYFENVDDAKEAKERANGMELDGRRIRVDFSITKRPHTPTPGIYMGRPTYGSSRRRDYYDRGYDRGYDDRDYYSRSYRGGGGGGGGWRAAQDRDQIYRRRSPSPYYSRGGYRSRSRSRSYSPRRY; encoded by the exons ATGAGCGACAGCGGCGAGCAGAACTACGGCGAGCGG GAATCCCGTTCTGCTTCCAGAAGTGGAAGTGCTCATGGATCTGGGAAATCTGCAAGGCATACCCCAGCAAGGTCTCGCTCCAAGGAAGATTCCAGGCGTTCCAGATCAAAGTCCAGGTCCAGATCTGAATCTAG GTCTAGATCCAGAAGAAGTTCTCGAAGGCATTACACAAGATCAAGATCTCGGTCTCGCTCCCATAGACGATCCCGTAGCAGGTCTTACAGTCGAGATTATCGAAGACGGCATAGCCACAGTCATTCTCCCATGTCCACTCGCAGGCGTCATGTTGGGAATCGG gcAAATCCTGATCCCAACTGCTGTCTTGGAGTATTTGGATTGAGCTTGTACACTACAGAAAGAGATCTAAGAGAAGTATTCTCTAAATATGGCCCCATTGCTGATGTGTCCATTGTATATGACCAGCAGTCTAGACGTTCAAGAGGATTTGCCTTcgtatattttgaaaatgtagaTGATGCCAAGGAA GCAAAAGAGCGTGCCAATGGAATGGAACTTGATGGACGTAGGATCAGAGTTGATTTCTCTATAACAAAAAGACCACATACCCCAACACCAGGGATTTACATGGGGAGACCCACcta TGGCAGCTCACGCCGTCGGGATTACTACGACAGAGGATATGATCGAGGCTATGATGATCGAGACTACTACAGCAGATCGTACAG aggaggaggtggaggaggaggaggatggagagCTGCTCAAGATAGGGATCAGATTTACAG AAGGCGGTCACCTTCTCCTTACTATAGTCGTGGAGGATACAGATCACGTTCTAGATCTCGATCATACTCACCTC GTCGCTATTAA